The proteins below come from a single Salvelinus fontinalis isolate EN_2023a chromosome 1, ASM2944872v1, whole genome shotgun sequence genomic window:
- the LOC129830894 gene encoding protein phosphatase 1 regulatory subunit 3C-B-like isoform X1, which yields MNCTRVLHMLNPRPMPGPIMPVDVAMRICLASSPPLRSFLSTYEDCRSRNLVNRYKPLRPCISSKQQLEDSSLGWKSARAKGKKRVIFADSKGMSLTAIHVFKEFEEDPLSDLQFDLSDLANATAGLKVSVEKSFTLDFPQPAADYLDFRNRLKKNQVCLENCILQERSLTGTVKVRNVSFEKSVSIRITFDSWKTHTDIASTYLNNVYGCLDTDTFAFTLDLPSSVPSQERVEFCICFTTQDQTYWDNNDEKNYKLLHNDTDADQTSNPIIQTTAPVEFKRDGKRPEMEFDQFGSPRTSSGFFPEWQSWGHIENTTPYW from the exons ATGAATTGCACAAG GGTCCTCCACATGTTGAACCCCAGGCCAATGCCAGGTCCTATCATGCCAGTAGATGTAGCCATGAGGATCTGCCTGGCAAGCTCTCCACCCCTGCGCAGCTTCCTCAGCACGTACGAGGACTGCCGATCGCGAAACCTGGTCAACCGCTACAAACCACTGAGGCCATGCATCAGCTCCAAGCAGCAGCTAGAGGACTCCAGCCTGGGATGGAAGAGTGCCAGGGCCAAGGGGAAGAAGCGGGTGATCTTTGCCGATTCAAAAGGCATGTCCCTAACGGCCATCCACGTGTTCAAGGAGTTTGAGGAGGACCCACTGTCTGACCTTCAATTTGACCTGTCTGACCTGGCCAATGCCACCGCTGGCCTCAAGGTCTCCGTGGAGAAAAGTTTTACTCTTGATTTCCCACAGCCCGCTGCAGATTATCTGGACTTCAGGAACCGGCTCAAGAAGAACCAAGTGTGTCTGGAAAACTGCATACTCCAGGAACGGTCGCTCACCGGCACTGTGAAAGTCAGGAACGTAAGCTTTGAGAAATCGGTCTCCATACGGATAACGTTTGACTCGTGGAAAACCCACACGGACATCGCTAGTACGTACCTAAACAATGTGTACGGTTGTTTGGACACTGACACCTTCGCTTTCACTCTCGACCTGCCAAGTTCTGTGCCCTCACAGGAGCGTGTGGAGTTTTGCATATGCTTCACCACCCAGGATCAGACGTACTGGGACAACAACGATGAGAAGAACTACAAGTTGCTCCACAACGACACAGACGCAGACCAGACCAGCAACCCCATCATCCAGACCACCGCACCAGTGGAGTTCAAGAGAGACGGGAAGAGGCCGGAGATGGAGTTTGACCAGTTCGGGAGCCCGAGGACATCCAGTGGATTCTTCCCTGAATGGCAGAGCTGGGGACACATAGAGAATACAACCCCATACTGGTGA
- the LOC129830894 gene encoding protein phosphatase 1 regulatory subunit 3C-B-like isoform X2, which produces MLNPRPMPGPIMPVDVAMRICLASSPPLRSFLSTYEDCRSRNLVNRYKPLRPCISSKQQLEDSSLGWKSARAKGKKRVIFADSKGMSLTAIHVFKEFEEDPLSDLQFDLSDLANATAGLKVSVEKSFTLDFPQPAADYLDFRNRLKKNQVCLENCILQERSLTGTVKVRNVSFEKSVSIRITFDSWKTHTDIASTYLNNVYGCLDTDTFAFTLDLPSSVPSQERVEFCICFTTQDQTYWDNNDEKNYKLLHNDTDADQTSNPIIQTTAPVEFKRDGKRPEMEFDQFGSPRTSSGFFPEWQSWGHIENTTPYW; this is translated from the coding sequence ATGTTGAACCCCAGGCCAATGCCAGGTCCTATCATGCCAGTAGATGTAGCCATGAGGATCTGCCTGGCAAGCTCTCCACCCCTGCGCAGCTTCCTCAGCACGTACGAGGACTGCCGATCGCGAAACCTGGTCAACCGCTACAAACCACTGAGGCCATGCATCAGCTCCAAGCAGCAGCTAGAGGACTCCAGCCTGGGATGGAAGAGTGCCAGGGCCAAGGGGAAGAAGCGGGTGATCTTTGCCGATTCAAAAGGCATGTCCCTAACGGCCATCCACGTGTTCAAGGAGTTTGAGGAGGACCCACTGTCTGACCTTCAATTTGACCTGTCTGACCTGGCCAATGCCACCGCTGGCCTCAAGGTCTCCGTGGAGAAAAGTTTTACTCTTGATTTCCCACAGCCCGCTGCAGATTATCTGGACTTCAGGAACCGGCTCAAGAAGAACCAAGTGTGTCTGGAAAACTGCATACTCCAGGAACGGTCGCTCACCGGCACTGTGAAAGTCAGGAACGTAAGCTTTGAGAAATCGGTCTCCATACGGATAACGTTTGACTCGTGGAAAACCCACACGGACATCGCTAGTACGTACCTAAACAATGTGTACGGTTGTTTGGACACTGACACCTTCGCTTTCACTCTCGACCTGCCAAGTTCTGTGCCCTCACAGGAGCGTGTGGAGTTTTGCATATGCTTCACCACCCAGGATCAGACGTACTGGGACAACAACGATGAGAAGAACTACAAGTTGCTCCACAACGACACAGACGCAGACCAGACCAGCAACCCCATCATCCAGACCACCGCACCAGTGGAGTTCAAGAGAGACGGGAAGAGGCCGGAGATGGAGTTTGACCAGTTCGGGAGCCCGAGGACATCCAGTGGATTCTTCCCTGAATGGCAGAGCTGGGGACACATAGAGAATACAACCCCATACTGGTGA